In the genome of Segnochrobactrum spirostomi, the window GTGAACACAGGGCGCGCAGCCCCTGGGTCCCCAGGACGAGCCCGGGGAGGACGACGGAAAGGACGTGCGTACCCTCCTCGGAGCAGCCGCCATCACGTGCGATTGCCCTCGCCTGCATCGGGGCGGTCGGTGCATCCGACTCCACAGGAGCGCCCCCGTCGATAATCATCGGCGCCCCGCTTCCTTCTCCCCGCAAGCGGGGAGAAGGTGGCCCGCAGGGCCGGATGAGGGGCCGCTTCCGCCGCCCACAACCTTTTCAAATGGAACGCCTTTCCCCTCATCCGCCCCTGCGGGGCACCTTCTCCCCTGAGGGGAGAAGGGAAGCGGTGGCGAGGCCCAGCGGGAGCGCATGCAGCGGGAGGCCGGCATGGATCTGAGCCTTCTCGCCGCGCTCAATGCGGAGCGCCGGGCCCGGCGCGCGGTGATCGTGGCGACGCGGCTTGCCGACGGCACGGCGCGGCTCCTCTCGGAGGGCGCCGTGCCCGACGGTGATCCGCTCGCCACGGAGGCCGCCATACGGTTCCGCTCCGGCCGATCCGGGCTCGTCGAGGCGGCCGGGGAGCCCCTGTTCCTCAATGTCCACCTGCCGCCGCCGCGGCTCGTCGCAGTCGGTGCGGTCCACATCACCCAGGCGCTCGCGCCGATGGCGTCGATCGCCGGGCTCGACGTCACCATCGTCGATCCGCGCACCGCCTTCGCTGCGCCGGAACGCTTTCCCGGCGCCACGCTGATCCCCGCCTGGCCGGGCGACGTCGCGGCGGCGCTCGCGTTCGATCGCTTCACGGCGCTCGCCGCCCTCACCCACGATCCGAAGATCGACGAACCGGCGATCGAGGCCGCACTCGCCGCCGGCTGCTTCTATGTCGGTGCGCTCGGCAGCCGGAAGACTCATGCCCGGCGCGTCGAGCGGCTCACCGCGGCCGGCGTTGCCCCGGCGGCAATCGCCCGCATCGCGGCCCCGATCGGCCTCGATATCGGCGCGGCGACGCCGGCCGAGATCGCCGTCGCCGTGCTCGCGGAGATCATCGCCGCCCTGCGCGGCGGCCCGCGACGGCCCACGGGGGAGGCAGCGTCTTGAAATTCGGCCCGATCCCGATCGCCGCCGCGGACGGGGCGCTGCTCGCCCACGCCGTCCGGGCCGGGGATATCCTACTGCGCAAGGGCCAGCGCCTCGGACCGGCCGAGTGCGCCGCGCTCGCCGCGGCCGGCATCGCCGAGGTGATCGCGGCCCGGCTCGATCCCGACCGCGATCGCCACGAAGACGAGGCGGCACGCCGCCTCGCCGGCGCGCTGACGGGCGACGGCCTCGCCGCCGACGAAGCCGCCGCCGGCCGCGTCAACCTGCGGGCCACGGTGCCAGGCCTCCTCGTCGTCGACGCCGCCGGCGTTCATGCCTTCAACCGGATCGACGACGGCATCACGCTGGCGACGCTGCCGCCGTTCGCGCCGCTCGAAGCGGGCACGATGGCGGCAACCGTCAAGATCATCCCCTTCGCCGTCGGCCTCGACGCCGTCACGGCGGCGCTCGAGAGCACCACCCAGCGGCCACCGATCCGTCTCGCGCCGTTCCGCCCGCGCCGCGTCGCGGTGATCTCGACGCGGCTGCCGAACCTCAAGGAAAGCGTCATCGACAAGACGCTCGCGGTGCTCCGGGCGCGGCTCGCGCCGTCGGCCAGCACCATCGTCGCCGACCGTCGCATCCCCCATACGACGGAGGCGGTCGCGTCGGCGATCGCCGACGCCGCGCGGGACGCGCCGGACCTCGTCGTGCTGTTCGGGGCTTCCGCCGTGACCGACATCGCGGACGTGCTCCCGGCTGGGCTCGTCGCCGCCGGCGGCGAGATCGAGCGCTTCGGCATGCCGGTCGATCCCGGCAATCTGCTCCTCCTCGGCCGCCACGACGGCCGGCCCGTCGTCGTCGCCCCCGGCTGCGCCCGCAGCCCCAAGGAGAACGGCTTCGATTGGGTCCTGAACCGGCTGATCGCGGGCCTCACCGTCACCTCCGACGACATCGCGGCGCTCGGCGTCGGCGGCCTCCTCAACGAGATCGTGTCGCGCCCGCGGCCGCGCGAGGCCCCGGCGCCGGAGCCCGCGGCCGCGCCCCGGATCGCCGCGATCGTGCTCGCCGCCGGCCGGTCCACCCGCATGGGCGGACCGAACAAGCTGCTCGCGCCCCTCGACGGCCGCCCGCTGGTGCGCCGCGCGGTCGAGGCCGCCTGCGGCAGCCGGGCGACCGCCGTGATCGTGGTGACGGGCCACGAGGCCCCGGTCGTCCGCGCGGCGCTCGAGGGCCTTCCCGTGCGCTTCGTCCACAATCCCGCTTATGCGGAAGGCCTCTCGACCTCCCTCGCCGCCGGCCTCGACGCTCTCGGTGCCGAGATCGAGGCGGCGGCGGTCCTGCTCGGCGACATGCCCCGGGTAACGGCCGGCATGGTCGACCGGCTCGTCGACGCCTATCAGCCGGCGCGCGGCGCTCTGATCGCGCTGTCGACGAGCGGCGGACGGCGCGGCAATCCCGTTCTGTGGTCGCGGCGCTTCTTCCCGGAACTCCAGGCGATCCGTGGCGACACCGGCGGCCGCGACCTTCTCGCCGCCTACCCGGAAGCGATCACCGAAGTCGAACAGGGCGACGGTGCGGCCTTCGACGTCGACACGCCCGAGGCCCTCGCCGCCCTCGGCGCCGAGACGACGATCTGAAGCCTTCCGTGGGGTCACGGGGCGTCTCGTGATGAGGACACCTTCTATTGCGCCCCGCGCTACTCGAAATGAGTATTGCCGACCCATTTCAGGTATAAATCGCCAGATATACGTATTCGATCATTAATAATAGGACATAGTCGCCGATAACGCTTCATCGCCAATTGACCGAAATCCAAATCGTCGTATCCTTATCTCCATCGAAGCGACGCGGAAGACAACGGAGATAAAAAATCCTTCGCCTTCCAAGACGAATCGAGCGGATAAGGCCAACGGGGAAGATTAAATCACCGTCAATCCAAATCCGAACCTGAAATATGGGCCGCAAAGGCGATCAAGCCCGAGCGGTTCAGAGCCTCTCACCCCGAAGCTCTCGGCGACCCCTCCGCCCGCGCTGCCGGCGCTCCCGGCAACCCTCCGGTTAGGCCCCGACCGTCTTCGCCCATCTTGACGGATGCGGCGCCGGGCTCCGCGCGAGCCACCCTCCTGAAACGAGGGAAAAGACGTCGAATCCCCAGTTCAACCACCCACACTGGGACTGACCATCATGAACACCTTCTCGCAGAACATCCCGCTCGACGACCGCACCCTCAACGCGGTGAACGGCGGCACCTTTCAGCCCTTCGATCTCGGCCCCGAGATCGGCGCGCACACGGTGGAACCGCTCGTCATGGGCGGTGCCGACCCCGGCTGGACCCCGATCAACACCTTCCCCGTCGGGACCGGCGGTACCCACGCCCCGTTCGGCAACGCTCCCTTCCCGGACACGACCGTCGTCGGCATCCCCGGCACGATCTTCGCCAACGGCTGATCCGGCGTGATTGAAACCTTCCTGTTCCAGCCAGGAATAGAAACGCAATAGGTGCTACAATGTCTGAGATGATCGTGAATACGAACGGCGCGCTGAAGCTCGATGATACTACGCTCCGCGCGGTTGCCGGCGGCCTGAGCCTCGACATCGACCCATCCGATATATGGTCCTCCGGTTGGTCGTCTCTGCGGGACGATCTCAGCGGGGCCGGCGACATGTCCGTCAGCGATGTCGGGGCGGCGGCCGTCGGCGAGGGAGGGCTGATGGCGGGCGGCGCGGGTGCCGCCGCAGCGGACGTCGGGGCCGCGGCCGCTGCCACCGCCGGTGCCACCGTCCTCGCGCCCATCGCGGCCGGCGTCGCAGTCGTGGCCGCAGTCGCCGGCCTCGCTTACGCAGCTTACAAGATCTTCTGATCGAAAGACGCTGAGCGCGACACGCGTAACCGGTCGAAACGCACGGCGTGCCCGAACCGGCTGACAAGCGGGTGCCCCTGACGGGGCGCCCGCGGGAGTTCTCAGGGCGCCGCCACATCGCTGGGCGACCTGACCCTCCGGTCCGGCAGGAGCCGGGCCGGTATTTTCCCGCCTGGCGCGCCTGTCCGTTGG includes:
- a CDS encoding XdhC family protein — translated: MDLSLLAALNAERRARRAVIVATRLADGTARLLSEGAVPDGDPLATEAAIRFRSGRSGLVEAAGEPLFLNVHLPPPRLVAVGAVHITQALAPMASIAGLDVTIVDPRTAFAAPERFPGATLIPAWPGDVAAALAFDRFTALAALTHDPKIDEPAIEAALAAGCFYVGALGSRKTHARRVERLTAAGVAPAAIARIAAPIGLDIGAATPAEIAVAVLAEIIAALRGGPRRPTGEAAS
- a CDS encoding NTP transferase domain-containing protein → MKFGPIPIAAADGALLAHAVRAGDILLRKGQRLGPAECAALAAAGIAEVIAARLDPDRDRHEDEAARRLAGALTGDGLAADEAAAGRVNLRATVPGLLVVDAAGVHAFNRIDDGITLATLPPFAPLEAGTMAATVKIIPFAVGLDAVTAALESTTQRPPIRLAPFRPRRVAVISTRLPNLKESVIDKTLAVLRARLAPSASTIVADRRIPHTTEAVASAIADAARDAPDLVVLFGASAVTDIADVLPAGLVAAGGEIERFGMPVDPGNLLLLGRHDGRPVVVAPGCARSPKENGFDWVLNRLIAGLTVTSDDIAALGVGGLLNEIVSRPRPREAPAPEPAAAPRIAAIVLAAGRSTRMGGPNKLLAPLDGRPLVRRAVEAACGSRATAVIVVTGHEAPVVRAALEGLPVRFVHNPAYAEGLSTSLAAGLDALGAEIEAAAVLLGDMPRVTAGMVDRLVDAYQPARGALIALSTSGGRRGNPVLWSRRFFPELQAIRGDTGGRDLLAAYPEAITEVEQGDGAAFDVDTPEALAALGAETTI